A genomic window from Betta splendens chromosome 17, fBetSpl5.4, whole genome shotgun sequence includes:
- the c17h5orf22 gene encoding UPF0489 protein C5orf22 homolog isoform X2, whose protein sequence is MSSVKTATKRVYTKLPVWIVEDHHDVVNHIYRSIASRHLPQRNIKMVHLDSHPDLLIPVNMPADTVFDKEKLFSELSIENWIMPMVYAGHVSCVMWLHPYWAQQIREGEHNMAVGRDSSTTTIRVTSTDDYFLSDGLYVSEEQLEDSKPLLLNVVKVNPIQTGHVLPTEAKAEDPERCLPKRLRTECSEAAEASCSGPTTTNMLHNVNKDQGHTRTGLKDDGGEDEGSTSYVVKRISSVLSQTEPYILDIDLDFFSCKNPFKELYTQDEYTILKELYHFRGPGPDANQEELDECVDRRIHQLEDLEAAFADLVEDDGEDTVARWARNAGLASLAQLVSSLKSRNPCPDYEMVHQAGLTCDSVELPHHISTDEEIDRLISAVQLFLVALPKPTLVTMSRSSLDEYCPVEQVDSVQSRVLAVLEELYGPLDLHKNYENNSTDSNCQQHTF, encoded by the exons ATGAGTTCTGTGAAGACAGCGACGAAGAGGGTGTACACGAAGCTGCCCGTGTGGATTGTGGAGGACCACCACGAC GTGGTTAATCATATCTACCGTTCTATCGCATCGAGACACCTTCCACAGAGGAACATCAAGATGGTTCACTTGGACTCGCATCCTGATCTCCTCATCCCCGTCAACATGCCTGCTGACACGGTCTTTGACAAAGAGAAGCTCTTCAG TGAGTTGAGCATAGAAAACTGGATAATGCCCATGGTGTATGCTGGACATGTGTCCTGTGTGATGTGGCTGCATCCATACTGGGCCCAGCAGATCAGAGAAGGAGAACACAACATGGCTGTGGGCAGGGATTCCTCTACCACCACCATCAG AGTGACGAGCACTGATGACTACTTCCTCAGCGACGGTCTGTATGTTagtgaggagcagctggaggactcTAAACCTCTCCTACTGAATGTGGTCAAAGTCAATCCTATCCAAACAGGTCACGTGTTACCCACAG AGGCCAAAGCAGAGGACCCAGAGAGGTGTCTGCCAAAGAGACTACGGACAGAATGTAGTGAGGCTGCGGAAGCCAGCTGCTCTGGGCCAACGACCACCAACATGCTGCATAACGTAAACAAGGACCAGGGCCACACTAGGACGGGGCTGAAGGATGATGGTGGCGAGGATGAAGGATCAACTAGTTATGTTGTTAAAAGAATATCGTCAGTCTTATCTCAGACAGAGCCGTATATATTAGACATCGATTTGGATTTCTTCTCATGTAAGAATCCCTTCAAGGAACTATACACACAG GACGAATACACCATCCTTAAGGAGCTCTACCACTTCAGGGGACCTGGTCCAGATGCTAATCAG GAGGAGCTCGATGAGTGTGTGGACAGACGCATACATcagctggaggacctggaggcaGCCTTTGCTGATCTTGTGGAGGATGATGGAGAAGACACAGTTGCACGCTGGGCCAGAAATGCCGG CTTGGCTTCATTAGCCCAACTGGTTTCCAGTCTGAAGTCTAGAAATCCCTGCCCCGACTATGAGATG GTCCACCAGGCGGGTTTGACCTGTGACTCTGTTGAGCTGCCTCACCACATTAGCACTGATGAGGAGATTGACAGACTCATCTCAGCTGTACAGTTGTTTCTTGTGGCTCTGCCCAAACCTACACTGGTCACTATGTCAAG atcAAGCCTAGATGAATACTGCCCAGTGGAGCAGGTGGATTCGGTCCAGAGCAGAGTGCTGGCTGTGTTGGAGGAACTATATGGACCGCTAGACTTACACAAGAACtatgaaaacaacagcacagactCAAACTGCCAGCAACACAccttttaa
- the c17h5orf22 gene encoding UPF0489 protein C5orf22 homolog isoform X1, with the protein MSSVKTATKRVYTKLPVWIVEDHHDVVNHIYRSIASRHLPQRNIKMVHLDSHPDLLIPVNMPADTVFDKEKLFSELSIENWIMPMVYAGHVSCVMWLHPYWAQQIREGEHNMAVGRDSSTTTIRVTSTDDYFLSDGLYVSEEQLEDSKPLLLNVVKVNPIQTGHVLPTEAKAEDPERCLPKRLRTECSEAAEASCSGPTTTNMLHNVNKDQGHTRTGLKDDGGEDEGSTSYVVKRISSVLSQTEPYILDIDLDFFSCKNPFKELYTQDEYTILKELYHFRGPGPDANQEELDECVDRRIHQLEDLEAAFADLVEDDGEDTVARWARNAGLASLAQLVSSLKSRNPCPDYEMSISLSLLHCFFSVLHFFSHCTFFSLLPSQPAHLQVHQAGLTCDSVELPHHISTDEEIDRLISAVQLFLVALPKPTLVTMSRSSLDEYCPVEQVDSVQSRVLAVLEELYGPLDLHKNYENNSTDSNCQQHTF; encoded by the exons ATGAGTTCTGTGAAGACAGCGACGAAGAGGGTGTACACGAAGCTGCCCGTGTGGATTGTGGAGGACCACCACGAC GTGGTTAATCATATCTACCGTTCTATCGCATCGAGACACCTTCCACAGAGGAACATCAAGATGGTTCACTTGGACTCGCATCCTGATCTCCTCATCCCCGTCAACATGCCTGCTGACACGGTCTTTGACAAAGAGAAGCTCTTCAG TGAGTTGAGCATAGAAAACTGGATAATGCCCATGGTGTATGCTGGACATGTGTCCTGTGTGATGTGGCTGCATCCATACTGGGCCCAGCAGATCAGAGAAGGAGAACACAACATGGCTGTGGGCAGGGATTCCTCTACCACCACCATCAG AGTGACGAGCACTGATGACTACTTCCTCAGCGACGGTCTGTATGTTagtgaggagcagctggaggactcTAAACCTCTCCTACTGAATGTGGTCAAAGTCAATCCTATCCAAACAGGTCACGTGTTACCCACAG AGGCCAAAGCAGAGGACCCAGAGAGGTGTCTGCCAAAGAGACTACGGACAGAATGTAGTGAGGCTGCGGAAGCCAGCTGCTCTGGGCCAACGACCACCAACATGCTGCATAACGTAAACAAGGACCAGGGCCACACTAGGACGGGGCTGAAGGATGATGGTGGCGAGGATGAAGGATCAACTAGTTATGTTGTTAAAAGAATATCGTCAGTCTTATCTCAGACAGAGCCGTATATATTAGACATCGATTTGGATTTCTTCTCATGTAAGAATCCCTTCAAGGAACTATACACACAG GACGAATACACCATCCTTAAGGAGCTCTACCACTTCAGGGGACCTGGTCCAGATGCTAATCAG GAGGAGCTCGATGAGTGTGTGGACAGACGCATACATcagctggaggacctggaggcaGCCTTTGCTGATCTTGTGGAGGATGATGGAGAAGACACAGTTGCACGCTGGGCCAGAAATGCCGG CTTGGCTTCATTAGCCCAACTGGTTTCCAGTCTGAAGTCTAGAAATCCCTGCCCCGACTATGAGATG TCCATCTCTCTGTCACTCCTCCActgctttttttctgtccttcacTTCTTTTCTCACTGTAccttcttttctctccttccctctcaaCCTGCCCACCTTCAGGTCCACCAGGCGGGTTTGACCTGTGACTCTGTTGAGCTGCCTCACCACATTAGCACTGATGAGGAGATTGACAGACTCATCTCAGCTGTACAGTTGTTTCTTGTGGCTCTGCCCAAACCTACACTGGTCACTATGTCAAG atcAAGCCTAGATGAATACTGCCCAGTGGAGCAGGTGGATTCGGTCCAGAGCAGAGTGCTGGCTGTGTTGGAGGAACTATATGGACCGCTAGACTTACACAAGAACtatgaaaacaacagcacagactCAAACTGCCAGCAACACAccttttaa